From the Drechmeria coniospora strain ARSEF 6962 chromosome 02, whole genome shotgun sequence genome, the window GTATGCGCAACCCGAGGCTCAACCGCGTTTTCTACTCCGACAACGGCAGCACCGGCACCGAGGTTGCCGCCAAGATGGCTCTACGCGCCGCACGCCTACGCTACGGCTGGCCTGTGGATGCCCGACTCGGCATGCTGGCGCTCCGGGGAGGGTACCACGGCGACACCATGGGCGCCATGGACATGGCCGAGCCCTCCGCCTTCAACGAAAAGGTCGAGTGGTACGAGGGCAAGGGATACTGGTTCGACTATCCAAGCATCCTGTGCGTCAATGGCGCGTGGACGGTGACGGCCCCCGCCGGCTTAACAAAGGATCTTGGCCACCCAACGTCGTACCACTCTCTGGCTGCCATTTTTGACCTCGACCGTCGAGAGTCACGCGGGGAACATGAAGGGTACGAGATGTACATCCGGAAAGTCTTGTCCACGCTTCAGCGCCAGGGTCGCACGTTTGGCTCCCTCATCATCGagccggtcgtcgtcggcgccggtggCATGGAGCTTGTGTGAGTTGCCACTCATTCATTACCCGGTGACCCCGTTCCTGACCTTCACAGTGACCCTCTCTTCCAGCGGACGCTCGTCAACGTCGTCCGCCAGTCGCCGCATCTATTCGACACCCGCGGCGGATCGCCCGCCTCACCCAAAGACTCGCACGACTGGAGCGGCCTGCCTGTCATTTTTGACGAGGTTTTCACTGGCTTGtaccgcctcggccgcttcaCTTCATCTTCATTTCTTGGCGTCCACCCTGACATCTCGGTACACGCCAAGCTGCTCACCGGTGGCCTTGTCCCGCTCTGCGCGACGCTTGCCTCGGAGCACATTTTCGACGCCTTCGGTACCTGTGATAAGACAGACGCGCTGCTGCACGGTCATAGCTATACGGCCCATCCTGTTGGTTGCCAGGTTGCCGTTGAGTCCCTGCGAGAGATGCAGGCCATGGACGCACGCGGTGCTTGGGACTGGGCCAAGGCGCAAGGGTGGCGCACCCCGGTATTGAACGAGACTGCCGGTCCGGATGATCTCCCTTGGTCGGTGTGGCCTCACAGCCTGGTCACATACTTGTCGCAGCAAAAAGCTACTGTGAAGGGGGCCTGGGCGCTCGGCAGTGTGCTTGCAATTCACCTCAGGGACGACGCTGGCACCGGCTACAGCAGCAACGCGGCCCTGACCTTGAGGGAGGCTCTTCGAAAGGGGGTTGAGGTTGGCGCTGCTCGCCCGTGGAATGTCCACTCGAGGGTCTTGGGCAACGTTCTGTACCTGATGGCTAGTCAGATGACGACGGAAACGACCATCAAGCAGATAGAGCGTTTACTCCAGGAGAGTCTAGCATGAGGCCCAGGTACGAGCGTTTCACGGTATTTAATTCATCAGATGGGACTATTCACGTTGGCAGAAAGATGAGTCAATGAAATTTCCACGCCGCAACATCCACCTTGATCCGGCCCAGCAGCGGGCATTTGTTCATGGACCAGGTGTGTTTCTCCATCCGAGACCTGACGACGTCAGTGATGAGTGCGTTCAATCACTGTGTAAAGGGGAACTCTGCTACGGTTGCGTTTCACTGACCGGATCAAGATAACTGCACCCGATAGTGTATATTCGAATTCGTCTATAAAGGATGACATGGTAGGATTGTTGGCCTGGTATGAAAGGGAACTGCAGAGCCAAAGCAACCGACACACACTCTGTTCGCCCGCTACCAAGAAGGATCGGTTGCTTTTTTCAATTAAATACAAACAAACACGAAAGACGAGACAAGCCCTTTTGTTCGTCAGGTTATCCTCTGGAGGAACGTGCAGCAGACAAAGCGGGCGGCGCAGAATGGGACTTTTCGGCGACGTCCAAGCCGGTACGTCCTTGGTGCTTCTTCCCCCCGCCCCTTCATCTTGGTGAGAGCCCAGTGACTACCAAGCAGCTAACCTCGGGTCCGTTCTCTAGATGGACGACATGAGGCTCCCGATTTCCGACAGGGAAACGAAGAATTAAAGAGCGTTCCGACGGCACCTACCCGCAACAACACTGGTGCCGGGATACACACGCGACTCGCCTGGGGGATTATTTCGGCAGCATGGGAGAGTCTCAAGCAGACAAAGCGCAGTGTTAACAGTACCGAAACACCGAAGTCGGCATCCCAGGGCGGTGGTCACATCCAGCCCAGCCTGCGAGAGTTCACCATCATGACGTGTAGGAGTATCGACGCTtcgtgctcgtcgaccgCGTTTTCGTCCGAGTCTGCCTCGTTGATTTTTAAAGACGACGAATCGCACACAGCTGGTTCTGATGAAGAGACAATGAACGAGAATGTCGCAAGGCTGGAGGGTGGCTACGATATGATGCAAGACGCGAATGACGAGAAGGCGGACAGTCCGGATGGATGCCTGTCATCATCGTTTGTCCACGTGCAGGCAGGTTGGAATAGAGGCAGCCATGGAAACAGAATGGACATGGACCAAGGATGCAATTTCGTCCAACATATGCCGGAGGGCAGGGTCTCGCCCCGCGGGCGCCAACGCCTTCTGGTCATTCGGAATCAAGACTGAGGTCAGCCATGACCAGGATGCATGTGCAAAAAGGGAGCAGGTCTCAAGCTCGGCGTGATCTTTGTGGTAGCACTGGGAAAGGCACAATGGCCGCCGAGAGAAGCTGGGCACGGTTGTGAGGATGAGCCCTGCTTAGCTGTGGTAAATTCATCGAGAGCATGAGCACAGCTCAGCTCGGGGCCATACAGGAAGCCATTGACAGTGTCATTTGATACATCTCCTCCCGAGGCAGAAACATGGCCGTTTGCATAGTGAAGGACCAAACCCAAATCCCTACGCAGCGcttcgtcgagctgctgcaAATCATTCAATTACCAGCCAATTTGCGAGCAAACCTGAGGTCG encodes:
- a CDS encoding hypothetical protein (TPA_inf: bifunctional dethiobiotin synthetase/adenosylmethionine-8-amino-7-oxononanoate aminotransferase) encodes the protein MNSPIASLLWRHLRVYQIFGANTEVGKTVFATLLSRAAKRRCQQETVTFLKPVSTGAVEEADERCKHLQRFAATTTRKTLFQYQLPLSPHLAAPASGQPVPSDHVLLARCHDFAAQCASEGPGWLFLETAGGVHSPAPSGTTQADMYMPLRAPTVLVADPRLGGISQTIAAFESLHIRGYDVVSVLLFRNAKYKNHTFLADYFTERHGLPVTSIAEPPGRLEDCQRDADAMDEYYASGHCEETAGQILHHLDSRHAHRIDSLHSLASKAHKHIWYPFTQHSLLDSKDITTVDSAHGDCFQTLAPSSDADRQPLLRSSFDGSASWWTQGLGHSNPNLTLAAAYAAGRYGHVLFAASAHAPALELAETLLDGMRNPRLNRVFYSDNGSTGTEVAAKMALRAARLRYGWPVDARLGMLALRGGYHGDTMGAMDMAEPSAFNEKVEWYEGKGYWFDYPSILCVNGAWTVTAPAGLTKDLGHPTSYHSLAAIFDLDRRESRGEHEGYEMYIRKVLSTLQRQGRTFGSLIIEPVVVGAGGMELVDPLFQRTLVNVVRQSPHLFDTRGGSPASPKDSHDWSGLPVIFDEVFTGLYRLGRFTSSSFLGVHPDISVHAKLLTGGLVPLCATLASEHIFDAFGTCDKTDALLHGHSYTAHPVGCQVAVESLREMQAMDARGAWDWAKAQGWRTPVLNETAGPDDLPWSVWPHSLVTYLSQQKATVKGAWALGSVLAIHLRDDAGTGYSSNAALTLREALRKGVEVGAARPWNVHSRVLGNVLYLMASQMTTETTIKQIERLLQESLA